The Dioscorea cayenensis subsp. rotundata cultivar TDr96_F1 chromosome 7, TDr96_F1_v2_PseudoChromosome.rev07_lg8_w22 25.fasta, whole genome shotgun sequence genome includes a region encoding these proteins:
- the LOC120265000 gene encoding uncharacterized protein LOC120265000, whose amino-acid sequence MVHGAKLSKGVAQSTPSLTDPFYNFLWTITSFSSLSKSGYKYKSGKFGALDCKWNLVLYPKFSMDGKDYLGIFLCLNEVPSHLADCQYNVIHQLSFLNQRTGDNYVATVDCEFRLGDCYGNTIISLRDFQDEKNGYLVNDKCVFGVNVSQASLTKAICETLRAPRVGVTQSTTLMINPFYDFLWTIEHFSRLSKSTDVHKSGNFSSLNFKWKLEFCAKNSVDGEDCLGLYLTLNEYLLDQRQYNVVCQLSLLNQRKGKNHSASVDCELLPGHSCGCHNFISLGDFQHKKNGYLANDKCVFGVKISKALPTKTIYETLTVPRS is encoded by the exons ATGGTCCATGGTGCAAAGCTCTCCAAAG GAGTGGCACAATCAACGCCATCATTGACAGATCCTTTCTATAACTTTCTTTGGACAATTACGAGCTTCTCTAGTCTCTCTAAGAGTGGATATAAGTATAAATCGGGAAAATTCGGTGCCCTAGATTGCAAGTG GAACCTAGTACTTTATCCAAAATTTAGTATGGATGGAAAGGACTATCTTGGGATCTTTCTTTGTCTGAATGAGGTCCCTTCACATTTGGCCGACTGTCAATATAACGTGATACACCAACTCTCCTTCTTGAATCAGAGAACTGGAGACAATTATGTAGCGacag TTGATTGTGAATTCAGGCTCGGAGATTGTTATGGCAATACCATCATTTCTTTGAGAGATTTTCAAGATGAAAAGAATGGTTATTTGGTCAATGACAAGTGTGTTTTTGGGGTGAATGTCTCTCAAGCATCATTAACTAAAGCAATCTGTGAGACTTTAAGAGCCCCAAGAGTAGGAGTGACACAATCAACCACATTAATGATCAATCCTTTCTACGACTTTCTTTGGACGATTGAGCACTTCTCTCGTCTTTCCAAAAGCACAGATGTACATAAATCAGGAAATTTCAGTTCTCTAAATTTCAAGTG GAAACTAGAATTTTGTGCAAAGAATAGTGTGGACGGAGAGGACTGTCTTGGGTTGTACCTTACTCTGAATGAGTACCTTTTAGATCAACGTCAATACAATGTGGTATGCCAACTCTCCCTGTTGAATCAGAGAAAGGGAAAGAATCATTCAGCTTCAG TTGATTGTGAACTCCTGCCTGGACATTCTTGCGGCTGCCATAATTTCATTTCCTTGGGAGATTTTCAACATAAAAAGAATGGTTATTTGGCCAATGACAAGTGTGTTTTTGGGGTGAAAATCTCCAAAGCATTACCAACTAAAACTATCTATGAGACTCTTACAGTGCCCAGGAGCTGA
- the LOC120265001 gene encoding formin-like protein 2 produces MANTPEETPSAVREVGESSAARLKKQKKFFSKLLPQHHTTLKKKTNAEVGTEQSINESGITEEQQRTNTIRAMPNAVREVGESSAAKPKKLEKFFSKLLPQRSTTMKKETHAKVGTEQSINDNVITEERANIPEAISEVDGSIELSRKSNVKKTNAEVETEQSINESGITEEQQRAKIAEAISEVDGSGSMQLSGKSQQGQSRGEGEAAPPGRVEGEAPPHLPPLLDLSRTPHVDPPTPAASPDSPTNAPPPPPPPAAPNAPPPPPPPAYGHPPGETTPSQKPSIVICIAILTIFITILGTNKVMIVDKWWKVCTFVACVGASFIVVHLDTYPDLGHMANAMRLMTRFALGAAVILTESLFGGGLEAFVLSTIAVITYGFTFHIWHSEQYKIKLEKSRRIPF; encoded by the exons ATGGCAAATACCCCTGAAGAAACGCCAAGTGCTGTTAGAGAAGTTGGAGAAAGTAGCGCTGCGAGACTGAAGAAACAGAAAAAATTCTTTTCTAAATTG CTTCCTCAGCACCACACAaccctgaaaaaaaaaactaatgcaGAGGTTGGGACAGAACAATCAATCAATGAGAGTGGAATTACTGAGGAg CAACAGAGAACAAATACCATTAGAGCAATGCCAAATGCTGTTAGAGAAGTTGGAGAAAGTAGCGCTGCAAAACCGAAGAAACTGGAGAAATTCTTCTCTAAATTG CTTCCTCAGCGCAGCACAACCATGAAAAAAGAAACTCATGCAAAGGTTGGGACAGAACAATCAATCAATGACAATGTAATTACTGAGGAg AGAGCCAACATTCCTGAAGCTATTTCTGAAGTGGACGGTAGTATAGAACTTTCTAGAAAG AGCAATGTCAAAAAAACTAATGCAGAGGTTGAGACAGAACAATCAATCAACGAGAGTGGAATTACTGAGGAG CAACAGAGAGCCAAGATTGCTGAAGCTATTTCTGAAGTGGACGGTAGTGGTAGTATGCAACTTTCTGGAAAG TCACAACAGGGTCAAAGCCGAGGGGAAGGTGAAGCTGCACCACCTGGTAGAGTGGAAGGTGAAGCTCCACCACATTTACCTCCTCTACTAGATTTATCCCGTACACCACACGTTGATCCACCCACTCCAGCAGCTTCTCCTGATTCACCTACCAATGCACCTCCCCCACCCCCTCCACCTGCAGCTCCTAATGCACCTCCCCCACCCCCTCCACCAGCTTATGGACATCCTCCGGGTGAGACTACTCCATCTCAGAAGCCTagtatagttatttgcatagcaattttaactatttttattacGATCCTGGGTACCAACAAAGTTATGATAGTGGATAAATGGTGGAAAGTATGCACTTTCGTTGCTTGTGTCGGAGCATCTTTCATTGTGGTGCATTTAGACACCTATCCTGACTTGGGCCACATGGCAAATGCCATGAGACTAATGACGAGATTTGCATTGGGTGCGGCGGTGATCCTCACGGAGTCTTTGTTTGGAGGAGGCCTTGAAGCATTTGTACTGTCTACCATCGCTGTCATTACCTACGGCTTTACTTTCCATATTTGGCATTCGGAGcag tATAAAATTAAACTGGAGAAATCAAGAAGGATCCCCTTCTAG